The Mechercharimyces sp. CAU 1602 genome includes a region encoding these proteins:
- the prfB gene encoding peptide chain release factor 2 (programmed frameshift), translating into MEVNEMRQESANTAQRLADIRGSLDLDQKKVRIQELEEKMSSPGFWDDQETAQKVIQEVNGLKDVVHFMEELEEENEELDVLLELMVEEGEDSLEAEAQVALKKLKNRLDTFELQLLLDEPYDRNNAILELHPGAGGTESQDWAEMLLRMYTRWAERQGFKVETLDYLPGDEAGVKSVTLLISGRNAYGYLKAEKGVHRLVRISPFDSSGRRHTSFVSTNVMPEITDDVEVDIKQDDLKIDTYRSSGAGGQHVNTTDSAVRITHLPTNIVVTCQSERSQIKNREKAMKILKARILEKRLEERQQKLAEIQGEQADIGWGSQIRSYVFHPYSMAKDHRTNVEVGNIQAVMDGEITSFIDAYLRFKMNQK; encoded by the exons ATGGAAGTAAACGAAATGCGACAAGAAAGTGCAAATACAGCCCAACGATTGGCTGATATCAGGGGGTCTCTT GACCTCGACCAAAAGAAAGTTCGTATCCAAGAACTAGAAGAGAAGATGTCTTCACCCGGATTTTGGGACGATCAAGAGACGGCCCAAAAAGTAATCCAAGAAGTGAATGGGTTAAAAGACGTGGTTCACTTCATGGAAGAGTTAGAGGAAGAGAATGAAGAATTGGATGTTCTGTTGGAGCTGATGGTAGAAGAAGGCGAGGATTCATTAGAAGCAGAAGCGCAAGTTGCGCTTAAAAAGCTAAAAAATCGTCTGGATACCTTTGAACTCCAATTATTATTGGATGAGCCGTACGATCGCAATAATGCGATCTTGGAGCTTCATCCAGGTGCAGGTGGAACGGAGTCGCAAGACTGGGCTGAAATGCTTTTACGGATGTATACGCGTTGGGCAGAGCGTCAAGGTTTTAAAGTGGAGACATTGGACTATCTTCCAGGTGATGAAGCTGGGGTAAAAAGTGTTACTCTACTTATCAGCGGGCGCAACGCATATGGTTATCTCAAAGCGGAAAAAGGTGTGCACCGCTTGGTGAGGATCTCTCCTTTTGATTCTTCCGGTCGTCGTCATACTTCCTTCGTCTCTACAAATGTGATGCCGGAGATTACAGATGACGTAGAGGTAGATATTAAGCAGGATGATCTCAAAATTGATACCTATCGTTCTAGTGGTGCAGGCGGTCAACATGTTAATACGACCGATTCTGCTGTTCGTATTACCCATTTGCCGACCAATATCGTCGTTACGTGCCAATCAGAACGGTCGCAGATTAAAAACAGAGAAAAAGCGATGAAGATATTGAAAGCGCGTATCTTGGAGAAGCGCTTAGAAGAGCGTCAACAAAAGCTAGCTGAAATCCAAGGAGAGCAGGCGGATATTGGTTGGGGCAGTCAAATTCGTTCCTATGTGTTCCATCCATACTCGATGGCAAAAGATCACCGTACCAATGTTGAAGTGGGCAATATTCAAGCTGTGATGGATGGTGAGATCACTTCCTTCATCGATGCATACTTGCGCTTTAAAATGAATCAAAAATAA